Proteins encoded in a region of the Coffea eugenioides isolate CCC68of chromosome 4, Ceug_1.0, whole genome shotgun sequence genome:
- the LOC113767815 gene encoding uncharacterized protein LOC113767815 encodes MDSKKSNKITEIVRLQQILKKWKKLAAKGTGSSSSISHTGTTSTNNTNSSGGSSNSSKSIKFLKKTLSFSERESSSSLNNGAVSGGSSDVVPKGYLAVCVGEELKRFVIPMEYLGHQAFGILLREAEEEFGFQQEGVLKIPCQVAAFEKILKMMDERRDTPDAFHLHDFGLTTTASGDQLDMDINSNVGYCYSPYHHQPPQMCR; translated from the coding sequence ATGGATTCAAAGAAGTCTAACAAAATCACAGAAATAGTTAGGCTTCAACAGATTctcaagaaatggaagaagctCGCGGCCAAAGGTACCGGCAGCAGCAGCTCAATAAGCCACACCGGCACCACTAGTACCAACAACACTAACAGCAGTGGCGGCAGCAGTAATAGTAGTAAGAGCATCAAGTTCCTCAAGAAAACACTGTCTTTCTCAGAAAGAGAAAGCAGCAGCTCCCTAAATAACGGTGCGGTCTCGGGTGGCTCCAGCGACGTGGTGCCCAAAGGGTATCTAGCAGTATGCGTTGGAGAAGAGCTCAAGAGATTTGTGATCCCAATGGAGTATCTGGGTCACCAAGCTTTTGGGATTCTACTCAGAGAAGCTGAAGAAGAGTTCGGGTTCCAACAAGAAGGAGTTCTAAAGATCCCTTGCCAAGTTGCTGCGTTTGAGAAGATCCTGAAGATGATGGACGAGAGGAGGGATACGCCGGATGCATTTCACTTGCACGATTTCGGTTTGACTACGACAGCTAGCGGAGATCAACTGGACATGGATATTAATAGCAATGTTGGATATTGTTACTCGCCATACCACCACCAGCCTCCTCAAATGTGCAGATGA